A stretch of Zootoca vivipara chromosome 13, rZooViv1.1, whole genome shotgun sequence DNA encodes these proteins:
- the LOC118094700 gene encoding vomeronasal type-2 receptor 26-like gives MLTLVFLPQIESKAHPPTCSVNDPLQIPHEYYEQGDLIIGSIFSQFFSFFNTITFDEHPNAMFVGESLVVTKYYQYVRAFVYAVKEINKDPRILPNATLGFHIYDSYFNEKLTYQTTLNLLFSQKRTVPNYKCDTQKNLIAAIGGLDAETSFYMATILGIYKIPQVSYYLFGPSRSSKTQFPFMYRVVPNEEYQYIGIVQLLLHFEWTWVGIITEDNDKGENFVGSLMPRFSQRGICAAFTDKMPALSDFSEIFEGYMKAESMLHLFKNNTVKALVVFAETHSTMILKYFLVQAGDMADTQGRMWILTAQWDFPAVQFQRNWDIQVFQGALSFGVHSTEVQEFKTFLLTLNPYSANGDKFIQEFWAQAFDCVFLDSPVAGENDGTCTGMEKLESLSGPFFEMNMTPQSYSIYNAVYVIAHALNTMYSLKSKPRVVATLPNLQPWQIHPFLKRISFNNSAGDQLSLDAKGELESGFDIINWVTFPNKSFSRVKVGRMDPWAFSGREFMISEEIITWHSKFKQMSPSSVCNDRCSPGSIRKKKDGEPFCCYDCDPCPEEMISVALDMDKCIRCPADQYPNKHQDGCLPKILNFLAYEEALSITLAFLALSFSVITALVLRIFMKYKNTPIVKANNRSLTYTLLVALLLCFLCSLLFIGRPQRATCLLRQTTFGIIFSVAVSSVLAKTTTVVLAFMATRPGSRVRNWVGRKLATAIVLSCSLMQGAICTVWLCTAPPFPDLDMDSLSKEFVIECNEGSASMFYGVLGYMGFLALVSFAVAFFARTLPSTFNEAKFITFSMLVFCSVWVSFVPTYLSTKGKYMVVVEIFSILASSVGLLGCIFFPKCYIIALRPELNSKEHLTRRNN, from the exons ATGTTAACACTGGTGTTTCTTCCCCAAATTGAGAGCAAGGCACATCCACCTACTTGCAGTGTGAACGATCCCCTACAGATCCCGCATGAGTATTATGAGCAAGGTGACCTCATCATTGGCAGTATTTTTTCTCAGTTCTTCTCTTTCTTTAATACTATAACCTTTGATGAACACCCCAATGCAATGTTTGTTGGAGAATCTCT TGTGGTGACAAAATACTACCAGTATGTCCGGGCCTTCGTGTATGCAGTTAAGGAGATCAATAAGGACCCCAGGATTTTACCAAATGCTACATTgggattccacatctatgacagctacttCAACGAAAAGTTGACATATCAAACCACTCTAAACCTTCTTTTTAGCCAGAAAAGGACAGTCCCCAACTACAAGTGTGACACACAGAAGAATCTGATAGCAGCCATTGGAGGACTCGATGCTGAAACCTCCTTTTACATGGCTACCATCTTAGGCATCTATAAGATCCCGCAG GtctcttattatttatttggtCCTTCTCGGAGTTCTAAGACCCAGTTCCCTTTCATGTACCGGGTGGTCCCCAATGAAGAGTATCAATACATTGGAATTGTCCAATTACTTCTTCATTTTGAGTGGACGTGGGTTGGGATCATAACAGAAGATAATGATAAAGGAGAAAATTTTGTGGGAAGCTTGATGCCAAGATTTTCACAAAGGGGCATCTGTGCAGCATTCACTGACAAGATGCCTGCTCTGTCGGATTTCTCTGAAATATTTGAAGGGTACATGAAGGCAGAGAGTATGCTTCATCTTTTCAAGAACAACACAGTCAAAGCACTTGTTGTATTCGCAGAAACTCATTCTACAAtgattttgaaatattttctagTACAAGCAGGAGATATGGCAGACACTCAAGGAAGAATGTGGATTCTGACAGCCCAATGGGACTTCCCAGCAGTGCAGTTTCAAAGGAATTGGGATATACAAGTCTTCCAGGGAGCCTTGTCTTTTGGAGTCCACTCCACTGAAGTACAGGAATTCAAAACTTTCCTTCTGACCttaaatccctactcagccaatGGAGACAAGTTCatccaagaattctgggcacaAGCTTTTGACTGTGTATTTTTAGATTCTCCTGTGGCTGGAGAGAACGATGGGACCTGCACTGGGATGGAAAAGCTGGAGAGTCTTTCTGgaccattttttgaaatgaacATGACTCCCCAAAGCTACAGTATATACAATGCTGTTTATGTCATAGCACATGCTTTAAACACCATGTACTCATTGAAGTCCAAGCCTAGAGTGGTCGCAACACTTCCAAACCTTCAACCATGGCAG ATTCACCCCTTCCTGAAGAGAatctcatttaacaacagtgctggggaccAATTGTCTTTGGATGCGAAAGGTGAACTAGAAAGTGGATTTGATATTATAAATTGGGTTACTTTCCCTAACAAATCCTTTTCAAGGGTGAAAGTGGGAAGGATGGATCCATGGGCTTTTTCAGGCAGAGAGTTCATGATTAGTGAGGAGATCATCACTTGGCACAGCAAGTTTAAGCAG ATGTCACCCTCTTCAGTGTGCAATGACAGATGCAGCCCAGGTTCTATTAGGAAAAAGAAAGATGGGGAACCATTCTGTTGCTATGATTGCGATCCATGTCCAGAAGAGATGATTTCTGTGGCCTTGG ACATGGACAAGTGCATCAGATGCCCAGCAGATCAGTATCCAAATAAACACCAAGATGGATGCCTTCCCAAGATTTTAAACTTTCTGGCTTATGAGGAAGCATTGAGCATCACTTTAGCTTTCTTGGCACTTTCGTTTTCTGTGATCACAGCTTTGGTACTCAGAATATTCATGAAATACAAaaacactcccattgtcaaagccaacaatcgAAGTCTCACCTACACTCTGCTGGTcgctctcctgctctgcttcctctgttccttgCTGTTCATTGGGAGGCCTCAGAGAGCAACCTGCCTGCTACGACAAACAAcctttggcatcatcttctccgTGGCTGTTTCTTCTGTCTTGGCAAAAACGACCACTGTGGTTCTGGCATTCATGGCTACAAGGCCAGGATCCAGAGTAAGGaactgggtggggagaaaacTGGCAACTGCCATTGTTCTCTCCTGTTCTCTCATGCAAGGAGCTATTTGTACTGTATGGCTCTGTActgctcctcctttcccagatTTGGACATGGATTCTTTGTCTAAAGAATTTGTGATTGAATGTAACGAAGGGTCTGCCTCTATGTTTTATGGTGTTCTGGGATACATGGGATTCCTGGCTCTTGTCAGCTTTGCTGTGGCTTTCTTTGCTAGGACATTGCCCAGCACTTTTAATGaggccaagttcatcactttcagcatgttggtgttttgcagtgtcTGGGTCTCTTTTGTTCCAACTTACCTGAGCAcaaagggaaaatacatggtggtggttgagatcttctccatcttggcctcaaGTGTTGGATTGTTGGGATGTATCTTCTTTCCCAAATGTTATATAATTGCTCTAAGGCCTGAGTTGAACAGCAAGGAGCACTTAACAAGGAGAAATAACTAA
- the LOC118094701 gene encoding vomeronasal type-2 receptor 26-like: MSDPLQIPHEYYQQGDLTIGGISSQFFSFFDIITFVKHPNLMFIEDPVVVTKNYQHVLALVFAMKEINEDPRILPNVTLGFHIYDSYFNEKLTFQTTLNLLFSQKRTVPNYKCGTQKNLIAAIGGLDSKTTFYMATILSIYKIPQISYYLFGPSSAETHFPFLYRIVPNEENQYQGIVHLLLHFQWTWVGIVMLEDDRGENFLQTLMPMLSESGICTAFIDRMPLLTDFSEIITAHEGTVNTLQLVNNNKTVKTIILYAETQFSLFFIFLMYQVETDDKTNVTLGKVWIMTAQWDFPAIEFHKRFDREVFQGALSFAIHTNVVQEFHSFLLTVNPYSQHGDNFIRDFWEQAFSCLVTDPSVVGESTGGTCTGKEKLESLPGPFFEMSMTPQSYSVYNAVYAIAHALDAMDSWNQVHTAVTAVRSPHPYEVQLQNPNVSTNMNIMFLLTLHRFLRRISFNNTAGDLVSLNEKGELESGLDIINWVTFPNKSFSRVKIGRMDSWTLTDREFVINEDVITWHSMFNQTHPRSVCNDNCRPGSVRKKKEGEPFCCYDCDPCPKGKISKQTEMDICIKCPEDQYPNGDQDGCLPKVLHFLSYDDALSINLIFMALSFSVITALVLGIFIKHHNSPIVKANNRGLTYTLLIALLLCFLCSLLFIGQPQTIACLLRQTVFALIFTMAVSSVLAKTITVILAFMATQPGSRMRNWVGRRLAASIVFSCTVIQGALCTVWLLTAPPFPHLDMDTLAKEIVLECNEGSVPMFYSVLGYLGFLALVSFAVAFLARSLPSTFNEAKFITFSMLVFCSVWVSFVPTYLSTKGKYMVAVEIFSILSSSSGLLGCIFAPKCYIIALRPQLNCKENITRRNN, encoded by the exons ATGAGTGATCCCCTCCAGATCCCACATGAGTATTATCAGCAAGGTGATCTCACCATTGGTGGTATCTCTTCTcagttcttctccttctttgaCATCATAACCTTCGTGAAACACCCCAATTTAATGTTTATTGAGGATCCTGT TGTAGTGACAAAAAACTACCAGCATGTCCTGGCCCTGGTGTTTGCAATGAAGGAGATCAATGAGGATCCCAGGATTTTGCCAAATGTTACATTGGGATTTCATATCTATGACAGCTACTTCAATGAAAAGTTGACATTTCAAACCACTCTGAACCTTCTTTTTAGCCAGAAAAGGACAGTTCCCAACTACAAGTGTGGCACACAGAAGAATCTGATAGCAGCCATTGGGGGACTTGACTCTAAAACCACTTTTTACATGGCCACCATCTTAAGCATCTACAAGATTCCTCAG ATCTCTTATTACTTGTTTGGTCCATCAAGCGCTGAAACCCACTTCCCTTTCCTATACCGAATTGTTCCAAATGAGGAGAATCAGTACCAAGGAATTGTCCACCTCCTTTTGCATTTCCAGTGGACATGGGTTGGGATCGTCATGCTGGAGGATGATAGAGGAGAGAATTTTCTGCAGACCTTGATGCCAATGCTTTCAGAGAGTGGCATCTGTACTGCATTCATTGACAGAATGCCATTGCTGACAGACTTCTCTGAAATAATTACTGCGCATGAAGGTACAGTAAATACACTCCAActtgttaacaacaacaagacaGTAAAAACTATTATTCTATATGCAGAGACGCAGTTCTCATTGTTTTTTATATTCTTGATGTACCAAGTAGAGACAGATGATAAGACAAATGTGACTCTAGGCAAAGTGTGGATTATGACCGCCCAATGGGATTTCCCAGCCATAGAGTTTCACAAAAGATTTGACAGAGAAGTCTTCCAGGGAGCTCTATCTTTTGCAATTCACACCAACGTGGTGCAGGAATTCCACAGTTTCCTTCTGACAGTAAATCCTTACTCACAGCATGGTGACAATTTTATCAGGGACTTTTGGGAGCAGGCTTTCAGCTGTTTAGTTACAGATCCATCTGTGGTTGGAGAGAGCACTGGTGGCACCTGCACTGGGAAGGAGAAactggagagccttcctgggccattttttgaaatgagcatgactccGCAAAGCTACAGTGTATACAATGCTGTCTATGCCATAGCTCATGCTTTAGATGCCATGGACTCCTGGAATCAAGTGCACACAGCAGTGACAGCTGTTCGAAGTCCACATCCATACGAGGTACAACTTCAGAATCCAAACGTCTCTACAAACATGAACATAATGTTTCTACTAACA CTTCACCGTTTCTTGAGGAGAATCTCATTTAACAACACTGCTGGGGACCTGGTGTCTTTGAATGAGAAAGGTGAATTGGAAAGTGGACTTGATATTATAAATTGGGTTACTTTCCCAAATAAATCTTTCTCGAGGGTGAAAATAGGAAGGATGGATTCATGGACCTTAACTGACAGAGAGTTCGTGATCAATGAAGATGTCATCACATGGCACAGCATGTTTAACCAG ACGCATCCCCGCTCCGTGTGTAATGACAACTGCCGTCCAGGTTCTGttaggaaaaagaaggagggggagccatTCTGTTGCTATGATTGTGACCCATGTCCCAAAGGAAAGATTTCTAAACAAACAG AAATGGACATTTGTATCAAATGTCCAGAAGATCAGTATCCAAATGGAGACCAAGATGGATGCCTTCCCAAGGTTTTGCATTTTCTGTCATATGATGATGCTTTAAGCATCAATTTAATTTTCATGGCACTTTCATTTTCTGTCATCACTGCTTTGGTATTAGGGATATTCATTAAACACCACAACagtcccattgtcaaagccaataaCCGGGGTCTAACCTACACTCTGCTTATTGCCCTCCTGCtgtgcttcctctgctccttgctcTTCATTGGCCAGCCTCAAACAATAGCTTGCCTTCTACGACAAACTGTTTTCGCTCTCATCTTCACCATGGCTGTTTCTTCcgtgttggcaaaaaccatcacagtgattttggcattcatggccacacaaccaggatccaggatgaggaactgggtggggagaagacTGGCAGCTtctattgttttctcctgcaccgTCATTCAAGGAGCTCTTTGTACTGTGTGGCTCCTTACTGCTCCTCCGTTCCCACATTTGGACATGGACACTTTGGCTAAAGAAATTGTGCTtgaatgtaatgaagggtctgtccctatgttttattctgttcttgGGTACCTGGGATTCCTGGCTCTTGTCAGCTTTGCTGTGGCTTTTCTTGCTAGGTCTTTGCCCAGcacttttaatgaagccaagttcatcactttcagcatgttggtgttttgcagtgtgtgggtctcttttgtgccaacttacctgagcacaaaggggaaatacatggtggctgtggagatcttctccatcttgtccTCTAGTTCTGGTTTATTGGGTTGTATATTTGcccctaaatgttatataattgcCCTGAGGCCTCAGCTAAACTGCAAGGAAAATATAACAAGGAGAAATAACTAA
- the LOC118077702 gene encoding olfactory receptor 5AP2-like: MLLNETTVTEFILLGLSNNPEAQIILFGFFLVIYLVALIGNILIFLIISLDNRLHNPMYFFLANLSVVDIGYTTSTVPKMLMNYLSQDKSISLAGCFSQMYFFISFGGIECLLLGVMAYDRYAAICHPLHYSVLMSPKVCAWLAAAAWILGLSNSGVHSGLMSHLSFCRDNVIQHFFCDIPPLFQLSCSDTQVNQIATFVVGGGVIMGSFLVTLVSYVYIVLTILRIRTKEGRLKTFSTCASHLTVVSIYFGTIIFTYIRPNSTYSQEQDRALPVLYGILTPMLNPIIYSLRNKNVQGAFRKVMQRT, from the coding sequence ATGCTTCTGAATGAAACAACCGTCACAGAATTTATCCTCCTAGGACTCTCTAACAACCCTGAGGCCCAGATCATTCTCTTtggcttctttcttgtaatttatcTGGTGGCTCTTATtggaaacattttaatttttctcaTAATCAGTTTGGACAACAGACTTCACAACCCCATGTATTTCTTTCTGGCCAATCTTTCTGTAGTGGACATTGGGTACACAACCTCCACAGTCcctaagatgctgatgaattaCCTCTCTCAGGACAAGAGTATTTCCCTAGCTGGCTGCTTCTCTCAGATGTACTTCTTCATCTCCTTTGGTGGCATCGAGTGCCTTCTGCTGGGTGTCATGGCATATGACCGCTACGCAGCCATTTGCCACCCACTGCACTATAGTGTGCTCATGAGCCCAAAAGTGTGTGCCTGGCTCGCAGCAGCTGCTTGGATCCTTGGCTTGTCTAACTCAGGTGTGCACTCGGGCCTGATGTCCCATTTGTCCTTCTGTCGGGACAATGTCATCCAGCACTTTTTCTGTGACATCCCACCCCTATTCCAGCTCTCCTGTTCTGACACTCAGGTCAATCAGATCGCTACTTTTGTGGTGGGTGGAGGTGTGATCATGGGTTCCTTCCTGGTTACTCTGGTGTCTTATGTCTACATAGTCTTGACGATCCTAAGGATCCGCACCAAAGAAGGGCGGCTCAAGACATTTTCCACCTGTGCTTCACACCTGACTGTAGTCAGCATTTATTTTGGTACCATCATCTTCACATACATACGTCCCAACTCCACTTACTCCCAGGAGCAGGACCGGGCATTGCCTGTGCTCTATGGGATCCTCACACCAATGCTTAATCCAATCATCTACAGCTTGAGAAACAAGAATGTGCAAGGGGCATTCCGAAAAGTCATGCAAAGGACTTGA